A DNA window from Amycolatopsis sp. DSM 110486 contains the following coding sequences:
- a CDS encoding pitrilysin family protein, with the protein MTSATHRSAQEIGRTATGPRPLPELGAQRAATDLSHVDTTLSNGLRVLAVRKASVPLVEVRLWIPFAGEDALHPATAEVLAETLLTGTAKRDRVEIDAELALIGGDLGAGVDPERLYLNGSALAEGLPTLLDVLGDVLTGATYGEAEVTRERERLIERIAVSRTQPRTIAREALQKQRYGDHPVTREVPQASDVAVVVPEQVRALHAASVLPRGSVLVIVGDIDPDTVPAELDRALGGWASDRSALVLPPLPELTGGNVLLVPRAGAVQSQIRLSAQTVARTHPSYAALQLANLAFGGYFSSRLVENIREDKGYTYGAHSGFEFTGENAVVNVDADTANEVTAAALLETRYELGRLGLVPPTGEEVESVRQYAIGSLLTSTSSQSGLAGQLMALATTGLGVEWLQEHPARLAAVTGEQVAEVALEYFAPKRFTGVVVGDAELLAPKLTALGDVTVGSETAD; encoded by the coding sequence GTGACTTCGGCTACGCATCGCAGCGCGCAGGAGATCGGGCGCACCGCGACCGGTCCGCGTCCGCTGCCCGAGCTGGGCGCGCAGCGCGCCGCCACCGACCTGTCCCATGTGGACACCACGCTGAGTAACGGCCTGCGCGTGCTGGCCGTGCGCAAGGCTTCGGTCCCGCTCGTCGAGGTGCGGCTGTGGATCCCGTTCGCGGGTGAGGACGCGCTGCACCCGGCCACCGCGGAGGTGCTGGCCGAGACGCTGCTCACCGGCACCGCGAAGCGCGACCGCGTGGAGATCGACGCGGAGCTGGCGCTGATCGGCGGCGACCTCGGCGCGGGCGTGGACCCGGAACGCTTGTACCTCAACGGTTCCGCCTTGGCTGAAGGCCTGCCGACGCTGCTCGACGTGCTCGGCGACGTGCTGACCGGCGCCACCTACGGCGAGGCCGAGGTGACCCGTGAACGCGAGCGGCTGATCGAGCGCATCGCGGTGTCGCGCACGCAGCCGCGCACGATCGCGCGGGAGGCGTTGCAGAAGCAGCGCTACGGCGACCACCCCGTCACGCGTGAGGTCCCGCAGGCTTCTGATGTTGCTGTCGTCGTTCCCGAGCAGGTGCGGGCGCTGCACGCGGCTTCGGTGCTGCCGCGTGGTTCCGTGCTGGTGATCGTGGGCGACATCGACCCCGACACCGTGCCGGCCGAGCTCGACCGCGCGCTCGGCGGCTGGGCCTCGGACCGCTCGGCTCTCGTGCTTCCGCCGCTGCCGGAGCTGACCGGCGGCAACGTGCTGCTGGTGCCGCGCGCCGGCGCCGTGCAGTCGCAGATCCGGCTTTCGGCCCAGACGGTGGCCCGCACGCACCCGTCGTACGCGGCGCTGCAGCTGGCGAACCTGGCCTTCGGCGGGTACTTCTCCTCGCGCCTGGTCGAGAACATCCGTGAGGACAAGGGTTACACCTACGGCGCCCACTCCGGCTTCGAGTTCACCGGCGAGAACGCGGTGGTGAACGTCGACGCCGACACGGCCAACGAGGTCACCGCCGCCGCGCTGCTCGAAACGCGCTACGAGCTGGGGCGCCTCGGTCTCGTGCCGCCGACGGGCGAGGAGGTGGAGTCGGTGCGGCAGTACGCGATCGGCTCGCTGCTCACCTCCACGTCTTCGCAGTCGGGTCTGGCCGGGCAGCTGATGGCGCTGGCGACCACGGGCCTCGGCGTCGAATGGCTGCAGGAGCACCCGGCGCGCCTCGCGGCCGTGACGGGGGAGCAGGTGGCCGAGGTGGCGCTGGAGTACTTCGCGCCCAAGCGGTTCACCGGCGTGGTGGTCGGCGACGCGGAGCTGCTCGCGCCGAAGCTGACCGCGCTGGGTGACGTGACGGTGGGCTCGGAGACGGCCGACTGA
- a CDS encoding carbohydrate ABC transporter permease has product MTTISAPTRPPASVPPRVRFRRQWDKRLGFIATHAIGIALGVIFVLPLLFVFLTAVMKSDQAMTSSLWPTEWHFENFVEVFRKAPLLEYFGNSLLYSSLATVGALVSAIPAAYGLAKLKWRGQNLFFMLTVAAMMLPPQVTVVPLYDLWVRMGLTGTLVPLIVPYFFFDAFSIFLLRQFFLTIPKDYLEAAKIDGCNEFRAMTRVLLPMAKPGIAATAMFCFLFTWNDYFGPLLYTGENQDNWPLSLAIASFRGMHHVEWNLTMAATALIMAPVIVLFVFAQKSFVKGITFTGVKG; this is encoded by the coding sequence ATGACGACGATTTCGGCACCTACCCGACCACCCGCGTCCGTGCCCCCGAGGGTCCGGTTCCGGCGCCAGTGGGACAAGCGGCTGGGCTTCATCGCGACCCACGCCATCGGCATCGCGCTCGGTGTGATCTTCGTGTTGCCGCTGCTGTTCGTGTTCCTCACCGCGGTGATGAAGAGCGATCAGGCGATGACGTCGAGCCTGTGGCCCACGGAATGGCATTTCGAGAACTTCGTAGAGGTGTTCCGAAAGGCGCCTCTGTTGGAGTACTTCGGCAACAGTCTGCTGTACTCGTCGCTCGCGACGGTCGGCGCGCTCGTGTCGGCCATCCCGGCGGCGTACGGCCTGGCGAAGCTCAAATGGCGTGGGCAGAACCTGTTCTTCATGCTCACGGTGGCCGCGATGATGTTGCCGCCGCAGGTCACCGTCGTGCCGCTGTACGACCTGTGGGTGCGGATGGGCCTCACCGGCACGCTCGTGCCGCTGATCGTTCCGTACTTCTTCTTCGACGCGTTCTCGATCTTCCTGCTGCGCCAGTTTTTCCTCACCATTCCCAAGGATTACCTGGAAGCGGCGAAGATCGACGGCTGCAACGAGTTCCGGGCCATGACGCGGGTGCTGCTGCCCATGGCCAAGCCCGGAATCGCGGCCACCGCGATGTTCTGTTTCCTGTTCACCTGGAACGACTACTTCGGACCCCTGCTCTACACCGGTGAGAACCAGGACAACTGGCCACTTTCGCTGGCCATCGCCTCGTTCCGCGGCATGCACCACGTGGAGTGGAACCTCACGATGGCCGCGACCGCGCTGATCATGGCGCCGGTGATCGTGTTGTTCGTGTTCGCGCAGAAGTCGTTCGTCAAGGGCATCACGTTCACGGGAGTCAAGGGATGA
- the nudC gene encoding NAD(+) diphosphatase — MTVPFTLESLPTLSRSTVDRQETLRTNPERLVSKWSEARVVLLDDTGRTPVAEGSSSLAARKAIDFGTEPPADAVFLGEWEDTDYWSLPGRPEGDVDTVQMSGSWGVVEEVPRVDGEIWVELRGYGDQLDDTSAGLFTTAQALRHWRRQARFCTRDGSPTNLIQFGWASKCEAKGHEEYPRTDPAVICLVHDQDGVNGSHVLLARQPVWPAGRYSVLAGFVEAGESLEGCVSREIREEVGASVTDIRYLGSQPWPFPRSIMLGFTARADRSAPLVPADGEIEEALWVSRDEVRAAFRNSAGGAAVPTPIAGGASEIILPGNSSIARVMLKAWADAEE; from the coding sequence ATGACCGTACCGTTCACCCTGGAGTCGCTGCCGACCCTGTCGCGGTCCACTGTGGACCGTCAGGAGACGTTGCGCACCAACCCGGAGCGTCTCGTCTCCAAGTGGTCCGAGGCCCGCGTGGTGCTGCTCGACGACACCGGCCGCACGCCGGTGGCCGAGGGCAGCTCCTCGCTGGCCGCCCGCAAGGCCATCGACTTCGGCACGGAACCCCCGGCCGACGCGGTGTTCCTCGGCGAGTGGGAGGACACCGACTACTGGTCGCTGCCCGGCCGCCCCGAGGGCGACGTCGACACCGTGCAGATGTCCGGCAGCTGGGGCGTGGTCGAAGAGGTCCCGCGCGTCGACGGCGAGATCTGGGTCGAGCTGCGCGGCTACGGCGACCAGCTGGACGACACCTCGGCCGGCCTGTTCACCACCGCGCAGGCCCTGCGCCACTGGCGGCGCCAGGCCCGCTTCTGCACCCGCGACGGCTCACCCACGAACCTGATCCAGTTCGGCTGGGCCAGCAAGTGCGAGGCCAAGGGCCACGAGGAGTACCCACGCACCGACCCGGCCGTGATCTGCCTCGTCCACGACCAGGACGGCGTCAACGGCTCCCACGTGCTGCTCGCCCGCCAGCCGGTCTGGCCCGCGGGCCGCTACTCCGTCCTCGCCGGCTTCGTCGAAGCCGGCGAGTCGCTGGAGGGCTGCGTGTCGCGGGAGATCCGCGAGGAAGTGGGCGCTTCCGTCACGGACATCCGCTACCTGGGCAGCCAGCCCTGGCCGTTCCCGCGCTCGATCATGCTGGGCTTCACCGCCCGCGCCGACCGCTCCGCCCCGCTGGTCCCCGCGGACGGCGAGATCGAAGAAGCCCTGTGGGTTTCCCGCGACGAGGTCCGCGCCGCTTTCCGCAACAGCGCGGGCGGGGCGGCGGTCCCGACTCCGATCGCGGGTGGTGCGTCGGAGATCATTCTGCCGGGCAACTCGTCGATCGCCCGCGTGATGCTGAAGGCGTGGGCTGACGCGGAGGAGTGA
- a CDS encoding DUF2207 domain-containing protein, with the protein MPALPQSAEVTLKLQRDGTLSVTEAVSVPAGTTMTRTLPLRTSADAGHDRVLTVRDLSIEGSGSTQTTDDQIVVDLRGGTSVVRYTVAGTVGRTLGVEHLTWDLAGGWDTRLELLRATFAAPNLPDAVVCLAGPPGSATPCGAAQLDHSGLTRVSVSKLAPGDRVELTAELPAGTVPATEQLVPAKSVAGAFLVTTPILAAWLALAALVIAGLVTLRVLRRRDRAAVLPVRLEVDGQFSSPQGVLPGHVGFLLTGRTDDLDVAVTVLDLCVRNYLWVGEDGQEGWTLHRRNPPDEYLTAFERTVYETAVPGDSAPLSAITPDIEDELRTAVVRRGWLTRRPALLAKIAARLCFYGVFLTALLAFTAGYAQLGLVVVATGAALALFAQWLPPRTQDGSLLRDQLRGLRTELATPAEVTELIFSRALPYAVALGEADRWLGTLAEPVCSLQAYWFGAPATPARTSAFLAALGAATKSAPHALGGVPPAEPRVGSSA; encoded by the coding sequence CTGCCCGCCCTGCCGCAAAGCGCCGAGGTCACGCTCAAACTCCAGCGCGACGGCACCCTGTCCGTCACCGAGGCCGTCTCCGTCCCGGCCGGCACCACGATGACGCGCACCCTTCCGCTGCGCACCTCCGCCGACGCCGGCCACGACCGCGTGCTCACCGTGCGCGACCTCAGCATCGAGGGCTCCGGCAGCACGCAGACCACGGACGACCAGATCGTCGTCGACTTGCGCGGCGGCACTTCGGTGGTCCGCTACACCGTGGCCGGGACCGTCGGCAGGACGCTCGGCGTCGAGCACCTGACCTGGGACCTCGCCGGCGGCTGGGACACCCGCCTGGAGCTGCTGCGCGCGACCTTCGCCGCACCGAACCTGCCCGACGCCGTGGTCTGCCTGGCGGGCCCGCCAGGCTCCGCCACCCCGTGCGGTGCGGCGCAGCTCGACCACTCCGGGCTCACGCGCGTGTCGGTGTCGAAGCTGGCGCCGGGCGACCGCGTGGAGCTCACCGCGGAGCTGCCCGCCGGCACCGTGCCCGCGACCGAACAGCTCGTGCCCGCGAAGTCCGTGGCCGGCGCCTTCCTCGTCACCACCCCGATCCTGGCCGCGTGGCTCGCCTTGGCGGCGCTCGTCATCGCCGGCCTCGTCACGCTGCGGGTCCTGCGCCGACGCGACCGGGCCGCCGTGCTCCCGGTCCGGCTCGAAGTCGACGGCCAGTTCTCCTCACCCCAGGGCGTGCTCCCCGGTCACGTCGGGTTCCTGCTCACCGGCCGTACCGACGACCTCGACGTCGCCGTCACCGTGCTCGACCTCTGCGTCCGCAACTACCTGTGGGTCGGCGAAGACGGGCAAGAAGGCTGGACTCTCCACCGCCGCAACCCACCCGACGAGTACCTCACCGCCTTCGAACGGACGGTCTACGAAACCGCTGTCCCCGGCGATTCGGCGCCGCTGTCGGCCATCACGCCGGACATCGAGGACGAACTGCGCACCGCCGTCGTCCGCCGCGGCTGGCTCACGCGCCGGCCGGCCCTGCTTGCCAAAATCGCCGCCCGCCTGTGCTTCTACGGCGTCTTCCTCACCGCCCTGCTCGCTTTCACCGCCGGTTACGCCCAGCTCGGCCTGGTCGTGGTCGCCACTGGCGCCGCGCTCGCCCTCTTCGCCCAATGGTTGCCTCCGCGCACGCAGGACGGCAGCCTTCTGCGCGACCAACTCCGGGGCCTGCGCACCGAACTGGCCACACCGGCGGAAGTCACCGAACTGATCTTCTCCCGCGCCCTTCCGTACGCCGTCGCGCTCGGCGAAGCCGACCGTTGGCTCGGCACGCTCGCGGAACCGGTTTGTTCGCTTCAGGCGTACTGGTTCGGCGCCCCCGCCACACCCGCCCGGACCAGCGCTTTCCTGGCCGCGCTCGGCGCCGCGACCAAGAGCGCGCCCCATGCGCTGGGAGGGGTGCCACCAGCCGAGCCGAGGGTCGGGTCCTCTGCGTAG
- a CDS encoding carbohydrate ABC transporter permease — MTLPDGASAVKSTSAQVLPTEATIPPAPTKVRAGSRRAKRRRTVFYFMAPATLGFLIFFGYPLIATVYYSFTRYDLINPPQWIGFDNYVRMFTSEPLVKTAAYNTLWLVIILTICRVLFSLGVASVISRLKSGVGLVRTLCYLPTLAPPAAATLAFVFVFNPQFGPVNRFLHLVGIDGGLWFNSPVMSKPSLTLLALWGSGELMIIILAALLDVPTEQYEAAELDGAGAVRKFWHVTLPTISPVLLFGVVNSMIYALQFFTQAIVASSASAGTADVAGNSKLIGAPENSTLTYPIWLYVQGFRYFNMGYAAAMAVLLFIVSAGFTWVLVRQLRKSQHQEEGA, encoded by the coding sequence ATGACTCTGCCTGATGGCGCCTCGGCGGTAAAGAGTACCTCGGCGCAAGTCCTCCCCACCGAGGCGACGATCCCGCCTGCACCTACCAAGGTGCGGGCGGGATCCCGCCGGGCCAAGCGCCGTCGCACGGTGTTCTACTTCATGGCGCCGGCGACGCTGGGGTTCCTGATCTTCTTCGGGTACCCGCTCATCGCCACGGTGTACTACTCGTTCACCCGCTACGACCTCATCAACCCTCCACAGTGGATCGGGTTCGACAACTACGTGCGCATGTTCACCAGCGAGCCGCTGGTGAAGACCGCCGCGTACAACACGTTGTGGCTCGTGATCATCCTGACGATCTGCCGGGTGCTGTTCTCGCTCGGCGTCGCGTCGGTGATCTCGCGGCTGAAGTCGGGCGTCGGCCTGGTGCGCACGCTGTGCTACCTGCCGACGCTCGCGCCGCCGGCCGCTGCGACGCTCGCGTTCGTCTTCGTGTTCAACCCGCAGTTCGGCCCGGTGAACCGGTTCCTGCACCTCGTGGGCATCGACGGCGGGCTGTGGTTCAACAGCCCGGTGATGTCGAAACCGTCACTCACGCTGCTGGCACTGTGGGGTTCGGGCGAGCTGATGATCATTATCCTGGCCGCGTTGCTCGACGTGCCGACCGAGCAGTACGAGGCCGCCGAGCTCGACGGCGCCGGCGCGGTCCGCAAGTTCTGGCACGTCACGCTGCCCACGATCTCGCCGGTGCTGCTCTTCGGTGTGGTCAACTCGATGATCTACGCGCTGCAGTTCTTCACCCAAGCCATCGTGGCGTCGTCCGCCTCGGCGGGCACTGCTGACGTGGCCGGCAACTCGAAACTCATCGGCGCGCCGGAGAACTCGACGCTGACGTATCCGATCTGGTTGTACGTACAGGGTTTCCGCTACTTCAACATGGGTTACGCGGCGGCGATGGCCGTGCTGCTGTTCATCGTGTCCGCGGGCTTCACGTGGGTGCTGGTGCGACAGCTACGCAAATCCCAGCACCAGGAGGAGGGGGCATGA
- a CDS encoding extracellular solute-binding protein yields the protein MAPTTRIRRIARRRGSLLLSAAAAATLLATAACGAAAPSGSGDAAAPPNKDDKLTLTVYSKFTDREYGVVTAALNKLKAKYPNITINHEGNQDDDKLTQSIRGGNPPDVAISFYTDNLGAWCSTGSFTDLKPYLDRDKIDVNQIPQAVRDYTSYQGKRCAMPMLADVYGLYYNKDMFAAHGISSPPKTTTELFEDAKKLTEFNPDGSIKTMGFIPAMPFYANQAQYWAPNFGAQFIGPDGKSSISSSPGWKAMFEFQKKLIDFYGGHDKVEKFKAGLGDEYSADNGFQKGKLAMMYDGEFRTAFIKDQTPTLNYATAPAPVLDSMADHYGAGFATGTIIAIPKGAKNPGAAWELIKQVTLDTDTLVDMANGLKNVPSTTASLSSPKLDAPPQFKTFLDIYGSGKLVANPSTPIGDAFLKAVNDFAEKWQAGSVPDLDAGLKQVDAQVNDELAQKGSGG from the coding sequence ATGGCCCCCACGACCCGCATCCGGAGGATCGCGCGAAGGCGTGGTTCTCTGCTGCTGTCCGCCGCGGCCGCCGCCACGCTGCTGGCGACCGCCGCGTGCGGCGCGGCCGCGCCGAGCGGCTCGGGCGACGCCGCCGCGCCGCCGAACAAGGACGACAAGCTCACCCTCACCGTCTACAGCAAGTTCACCGACCGCGAGTACGGCGTGGTCACGGCCGCGCTGAACAAATTGAAGGCCAAGTACCCCAACATCACCATCAACCACGAGGGCAACCAGGACGACGACAAGCTCACGCAGTCGATCCGCGGCGGCAACCCGCCCGACGTGGCCATCTCCTTCTACACCGACAACCTCGGCGCGTGGTGCTCCACCGGCAGCTTCACCGACCTCAAGCCGTACCTGGACCGCGACAAGATCGACGTGAACCAGATCCCCCAGGCCGTGCGTGACTACACGTCGTACCAGGGCAAGCGCTGCGCCATGCCGATGCTCGCCGACGTCTACGGCCTGTACTACAACAAGGACATGTTCGCGGCGCACGGCATCTCCTCGCCGCCGAAGACCACGACCGAGCTGTTCGAGGACGCGAAGAAGCTCACCGAGTTCAACCCGGACGGCTCGATCAAGACGATGGGCTTCATCCCGGCGATGCCGTTCTACGCCAACCAGGCGCAGTACTGGGCCCCGAACTTCGGCGCGCAGTTCATCGGCCCGGACGGCAAGTCGTCGATCTCGTCCAGCCCCGGCTGGAAGGCGATGTTCGAGTTCCAGAAGAAGCTCATCGACTTCTACGGCGGCCACGACAAGGTCGAAAAGTTCAAGGCCGGACTCGGCGACGAGTACTCTGCCGACAACGGCTTCCAGAAGGGCAAGCTGGCGATGATGTACGACGGTGAGTTCCGCACCGCGTTCATCAAGGACCAGACCCCGACGCTGAACTACGCCACCGCGCCCGCGCCGGTGCTCGACAGCATGGCCGACCACTACGGTGCCGGCTTCGCCACCGGCACGATCATCGCGATCCCCAAGGGCGCCAAGAACCCCGGCGCCGCGTGGGAGCTGATCAAGCAGGTCACGCTCGACACCGACACGCTCGTGGACATGGCCAACGGCCTCAAGAACGTGCCCAGCACCACGGCTTCGCTGTCCTCGCCGAAGCTCGACGCGCCGCCGCAGTTCAAGACGTTCCTCGACATCTACGGCAGCGGCAAACTGGTCGCCAACCCGTCCACTCCGATCGGTGACGCCTTCCTCAAGGCGGTCAACGACTTCGCCGAGAAGTGGCAGGCCGGCTCCGTGCCCGATCTCGACGCCGGCCTCAAGCAGGTCGACGCCCAAGTCAATGACGAGCTGGCACAAAAAGGATCGGGCGGATGA
- a CDS encoding ROK family transcriptional regulator has translation MLREINDRAAIEALLRGGPLTRAELEVVIGLSKPATAQLLTRLEQDNLVGKAGERAGGGRGPRAQLWAVNGSLAHVAAVDLTPHVADFVIADVAGTVEAEYQVELPVHEGADVIGTFGKALKHVTKKAGKNLDDLANVVIGAQGAFDPRTGLLSSAPHIPGWLGFDVPARLSEELGIAVTIENDVNLVAVEEMTVGKAQEVDDFVMVWLSEGVGGAVVIGRRLLRGATGGGGEIDWMRVPDPSTVDTGDHWPEAGARFGNLVDSPAIARLAHAHGLTAETGPQAVIQATTQSHQPFLDDLARRVAGGLASLVAVADPQLILLSGDTSRAGGDEFAQRVARKLHELVLPRTPVALASVQGNAVRAGALQSALATAREDVFGVVTPTLRGSRRPLEDTAGVPRTALPSSAPSPTE, from the coding sequence ATGTTGCGCGAGATCAACGATCGCGCGGCGATCGAGGCGTTGCTGCGCGGCGGGCCGCTCACGAGGGCGGAGCTCGAGGTCGTGATCGGGCTGTCCAAGCCGGCCACGGCGCAGCTGCTCACGCGTCTCGAGCAGGACAATCTCGTGGGCAAAGCGGGCGAACGCGCGGGTGGCGGACGCGGGCCGCGGGCTCAGCTGTGGGCCGTCAACGGCAGCCTCGCTCACGTGGCCGCCGTGGATCTCACGCCGCACGTCGCCGATTTCGTGATCGCGGATGTCGCGGGGACGGTCGAAGCCGAGTACCAGGTCGAGCTGCCTGTGCACGAGGGCGCCGACGTGATCGGCACGTTCGGCAAGGCGCTCAAGCACGTCACCAAGAAAGCCGGCAAGAACCTCGATGACCTGGCCAACGTCGTGATCGGCGCGCAGGGCGCGTTCGACCCGCGTACGGGCCTGCTCTCCTCCGCGCCGCACATCCCCGGCTGGCTGGGGTTCGACGTGCCGGCAAGGCTGAGCGAAGAGCTCGGGATCGCCGTGACCATCGAGAACGACGTGAACCTGGTGGCCGTCGAGGAGATGACGGTCGGGAAAGCCCAGGAAGTCGACGATTTCGTGATGGTGTGGCTCTCCGAAGGTGTCGGTGGCGCCGTGGTCATCGGGCGCCGGCTGCTGCGCGGCGCGACCGGCGGTGGCGGCGAGATCGACTGGATGCGCGTGCCCGACCCGTCCACTGTGGACACCGGTGACCACTGGCCCGAGGCCGGCGCGCGATTCGGCAACCTCGTGGACTCGCCCGCCATCGCAAGGCTCGCCCACGCGCACGGCCTCACTGCCGAAACAGGCCCGCAAGCAGTAATCCAAGCGACAACCCAAAGCCACCAACCCTTCCTCGACGACCTGGCCCGCCGCGTCGCCGGCGGTCTCGCGAGCCTCGTGGCCGTGGCCGACCCGCAGCTCATCCTGCTTTCGGGCGACACGAGCCGCGCCGGTGGCGACGAATTCGCCCAGAGAGTCGCACGGAAACTCCACGAACTGGTCCTGCCCCGCACCCCGGTCGCGCTCGCTTCGGTGCAGGGCAACGCCGTGCGGGCGGGCGCGTTGCAGTCCGCGCTCGCCACCGCCCGTGAAGACGTCTTCGGCGTCGTCACCCCCACGCTCCGCGGGTCGCGTCGGCCCTTGGAGGACACAGCGGGAGTGCCTCGGACGGCACTCCCGAGCTCTGCCCCGTCCCCGACCGAGTAA
- a CDS encoding pitrilysin family protein — MADPELVRFTIDNGLRVVLAPDPTAPVVGVSVHYDVGFRSEPEGLTGFAHLFEHLMFQGSESLEKLAHFRHVQSSGGTFNGSTHPDYTDYYEVLPSAALERALFLEADRMRAPKLTAENLANQIEVVKEEIRLNVRNRPYGGFPWILLPPVLYSTFANAHDGYGAFEDLEGATLDDCAAFFDTYYSPANAVLTVAGDFEVENAKALIQKHFGDVPHRPAPVRPSFAEPLPTTELHGEHEDAHAPLPAIAVGYRMPDPINDLDGYLAYLVLAGVLTDGDGSRLQQRLVHREPLVVDIGAGAGLFGPFEARDPDTFTITAIHPPDVDRERVLAALDEVLDELATTPPDEQELKKVTARWAASLHSEHDRLVSRTLALGAFELLYGDASLVHRLADRMSAVTGEAVSAAAKALRPDARAVLVVKPANSEGMDEQ, encoded by the coding sequence ATGGCCGATCCCGAGCTCGTCCGTTTCACGATTGACAACGGTCTGCGCGTGGTGCTCGCCCCGGACCCGACCGCGCCTGTTGTCGGGGTCAGCGTGCACTACGACGTGGGCTTTCGCTCCGAGCCGGAGGGGTTGACGGGTTTCGCGCACCTCTTCGAGCACTTGATGTTCCAGGGCAGTGAAAGCCTGGAGAAGCTGGCCCACTTCCGCCACGTGCAGTCGAGCGGCGGGACCTTCAACGGGTCCACCCACCCCGACTACACCGACTACTACGAGGTGCTGCCGTCGGCGGCCCTCGAGCGCGCGCTGTTCCTCGAAGCCGACCGCATGCGCGCCCCGAAGCTGACCGCGGAGAACCTGGCGAACCAGATCGAGGTCGTCAAGGAGGAGATCCGCCTCAACGTGCGCAACCGCCCGTACGGCGGGTTCCCCTGGATCCTCCTGCCGCCGGTGCTGTACTCGACGTTCGCCAACGCCCACGACGGCTACGGCGCGTTCGAGGACCTCGAAGGCGCGACGCTCGACGACTGCGCCGCCTTCTTCGACACCTACTACTCGCCGGCCAACGCGGTGCTCACCGTCGCCGGCGACTTCGAGGTGGAGAACGCCAAGGCGCTCATCCAAAAGCACTTCGGCGACGTGCCGCACCGGCCTGCGCCGGTGCGGCCTTCGTTTGCCGAGCCACTGCCCACCACGGAGCTGCACGGCGAGCACGAGGACGCGCACGCGCCGCTGCCCGCGATCGCCGTGGGCTACCGCATGCCCGACCCGATCAACGACCTCGACGGTTACCTCGCGTATCTGGTGCTGGCCGGCGTCCTCACCGACGGTGACGGCTCCCGCCTGCAGCAGCGCCTGGTGCACCGCGAGCCACTGGTGGTCGACATCGGCGCCGGCGCCGGGCTGTTCGGCCCGTTCGAGGCGCGCGACCCCGACACGTTCACGATCACCGCGATCCACCCGCCGGACGTGGATCGCGAGCGCGTGCTGGCCGCCCTCGACGAGGTGCTGGACGAGCTCGCGACGACGCCGCCCGACGAGCAGGAGCTCAAGAAGGTGACCGCGCGCTGGGCCGCGAGCCTGCACTCGGAACACGACCGGCTGGTGTCGCGCACGCTGGCGCTGGGTGCGTTCGAGCTGCTCTACGGCGACGCGTCGCTGGTGCACCGGCTGGCCGACCGCATGTCGGCGGTCACCGGCGAAGCCGTTTCGGCCGCGGCGAAGGCGCTGCGCCCCGACGCGCGCGCCGTGCTCGTCGTGAAGCCCGCCAACTCCGAAGGGATGGACGAGCAGTGA